In Ictalurus punctatus breed USDA103 chromosome 18, Coco_2.0, whole genome shotgun sequence, the genomic stretch GGAAATGATCAGTTACTCACATTGTTGCTGTGGGTGTTGTGGAACTCCTCTTGGCGCCTGTCCTTCAGCATCTTCTCCACCACTCCGCTCCTGCACCACACGTCAAACACGGTCTTCCCGTGCTGGTAGCCCACCTCCTGTCAACACAGTGTGGAACACGTGCAGTAGATCAGACAGAACAGGCTTTCCTGCATGGAAATGCTGCTACGCTGGCTAACATTATAAACTAGGGACGCATTGATACAGACACTGCTATTGAGTACCAGCCTACTACTGTGCTCGTTTACTCCTACTCGTGGGGGGAAAAGAAGacgagggaaaaagaaaaaagaaagctcAGACAGCAATATCTGATCCCACCTGGTTGTTTGTGCCTATGTGTGCAGTGACGCATTAATAAACAAATGGCACGACATGATAGCAAAGTGGACAGATTTCAAAACCCGCTCTTCTCCACTACAACTCTACTTCATCCACGGTAAccacttcatttaaaaatcaaCTCACCATCTTTTCAAGAACAAGCCTAGGAGATTAAGCACTTGAAAACACACGCTCCTTGATTGGTTAATGTTAAGTAGGTTACTTATTCGAGTATCGGCGCCCGTATTAACAAGCACCAAAAGACATGTACTCGTACTGAAAGACGTGGTATCAATGCATCCCTAATTATAACTGCACGCTTAAGGGTGAAGAAAATGCAGctagagagaggatgagaggcTACAATTgagaggataaaaaaaaaaaaaacaagtgacaAGGGTAGAAAGAAAATTAGAacataagggaaaaaaaatcgcACAAAAAGTCACTCACGGCAATTTCATCAAACTTGCCGAACTCCAGAGTGCGATATCTGTTGATGGGAGGTCTGATATATTCGCAATAATCGCTGTTCTTGACGGATTCCAGCTGCCTCACACAGCACACGTACGCTAGGCGAGTCTGGATCTCAGCCATGTTCAACACCTAAAACACGCACAAAAGCGGAACCCCGTGAAGCGAGCGGCCGAGGAGTCCGGTTCGAATTTATTGTCCACGTTTGCTGAAATGCAATTCCCCCTTACTTTGACTTTCTCTGCCAGAGGGTTGAGCCGTTTCCATAGCAGCCACCAGCCAGATAGAGCGTCTCCATAGTTGGTTAGATTGGTTTCGTCTTGGCTGCCCACATCGATGGCGATCACAACTTTAGCTCCCATCGACCGCGCCACATCCGCTAAAACACAGGGGAGGgggaaataaatcaatcaatcaatacgCGACACCGAGGGCAGACTGCCGCAGAGGACATCTTTCGGATGCgctcaaattaaataaaagactaAACTATGAAACGGTGTCGGGGACATTTAACACGATCaagaaatcaatcaatcatgcCCGAACACAATTCCCAGCATTTCCAACACCAAAATGATGAGATATATCGCATCAAACCGTTAGACGGATTGCGAATTGAAACATACGCGACCGCAAGAGACAAACCTGGCAGGTTGTTGATGTAACCTCCATCCATTAAAAGGTGTCCATCTTTGGGGTCACACAGAGGAGGAAGATAACCGGACAATGACATGCTCGCACGAACATATCTCCACAGAGAGCCTGGAAAACAGGGTGGGGGAGGGTTGGGATCATGTTGGGTCACCCGATAAAAAGCGTGGGTGGCAAGGGAGAAAGACCAACCATCAGTGTGCACTCTCATGGCAGAAGCAGTGATGTCAGTGGTGATGTTGAAATAAGGGATCCACAGGTCCTGCAGGGGAATCGAAACAAGAATAAAGAGGTGAATTAGTAAGGTCAATACCAAGCATATTTCTAGAACCATCTGTGAGCGGGTAAGCATGCCTCCTACCTCGATTTGCTTATTTTTGAAGACAGCATTGATGCTGGAGTTAAAGGCTGCTCCAGAGAACATGGACGTGATGGGGTAGGTTAGATCCACAATCTTTTTGAAAACTGATGTCATCTCCTTTAAATACAAGTAAAAGGTAAAGAAAAGAGATggtgcataaacacacacaagtagGGTCTCTGAAGCTTAGAAAAGGGgccacaatttatttatttatttaaataaattttaaaaaatcacaactattagttaataaatattataatacattatgaaACGGGGGTCAAattaaaacccttttttttttttttttttttaattttgcattgtttattgcaaacagGAATCACAAAAGTGCATCATTTTTACATAAATCTCCATTTCGTGCGTTCTAGCATTTAACGAGTGTCCAGATTCCTCTAGAaggagaaaacaacaacaacaacaacaacaacaacaacaaaaaacgatTAAATTTCAATTCATGTCACGCTTtcaaggttttcatttgactcaccaTCATTTTATACTTATTAGCTTATTTGAATGATCACTTGAATTGAACGGATATAATCTACACCTTCATAACGCGAAAccagacagaaacataaacaataatACATCCATGTTGATAATTACAATTGCGCACACTGGAACCTCGTACAGTTATAGCTACTGAGATTTAGTGCCAACTAAATCTGTGAATAAATAGTCTTCATTAACTCACTAATCCATTAATTAAGGCGTATTTGCTTAATAGAGACCCCATCAAAGTCTTCACAACCTGACTTAGTCAATCTTGTCGTTcggttttgtttttgcaaaaaaaaaaacacacaaaaaaaacaacaacaacaacccccccCAGAAACTTCAGTTTTAAACTGCCAACTGGTCCAGGACCAATTCAGATCAGTGTAGTGTAGGATGCAAGTGTTTATTTCTACATTACGTAAGCTCATACTGACCACAGCCCACTCCCTGGCTCGGATCCTCATCCTGCTGTAGCTGCGCTCCTCGGCGTACAGAGCTCCCATCATGGAACCGATGGAGGTgcctcccaccaggtctacaggGATCCCAGCCTCGTGAAGCGCTCTCAAGACACCCACCTGAGAGCAGCCCCTTAACAGAACGAGCAGATTCTTAACATGCATTGTTTGACATCAAATCTTTGCCTCCACAGAGGTTAAACACGCTTGCCTAAATGAAGGTGCGCTCATCGCTTTCGGATAATCGGGGTTTTGTAGGTGCGTCTATTGAAACGCGCCTACCGCAAAGCTCACGACTGAATACGCTGGGGCATGAGCGGAATAACATTTACACTGCGGAAATCCAACGAACAGGTGATCTCGACagggagaagaggaagagaaaaagcaaacaaacctTTAAGCACCTCCTGCATAAGGCaaagaaagaagacaaagaaaCTGTCAGAACAGTGAAGTACAGGAGAAGAGcgagaggaagaaaggaagagagcctttggagaagaaaaaaaaaaaaaaaaaaaaaggagtgtaAATGTCGAAATGAAGCCATGAAGGGGCGCTTCGCGGCGGCGCTCTTAAAAGAGATGTTTAAAGAGAAAAGCTATCAGAGAGGTACATCAAAAGCATTTGGGAGTCTGATTTAAATACATAATGACCAAGTTTAACAAGTTTTAGACAGACACTTTACTCAGAGTAAAGAGGGAGATAATTACAGGGTTGTTGTAGTGTCATGGTTTCATGTTTAGTACGATTATATAAGTAGATGGTGCAAAATACAGATTAAAACGCCTTTCTGTCTATTATGATCTCATATTATGAATTTTTCTCCCACCTCAACCGgtttttattattctgtataTACACAAGGGAGTGCAAAGacatttttgtgtaaatttggATCAGTTGAATTTTTCATTGGACCATTGTACTCTGAAAGCTGAGTACCTGGCTCCTCCACCCCCAAGTACCAATGCGATGGCGTTGCCAGTCAGGGCTCTTGCCAGACGGGAGAAATCAGAGTGGCGGTCTGCAGGCTTTTGGAAAACACGCTGGTACATCTCTCTCTAAGGACAAAAACACAGAAGATGATTGAACATCGATCGGAGTGCTATTTAAACGTATGACAGAATGATTAAGAGGGCTTTAGATGATGCTTTAAAATACTATTAATATAGACAAAGCTTTAGTCATCGGTCTAAACGGCCCAACTTGACGAGTAGGTTTGTGTGGTACCAGTTTGGGCAGGCTCCTCTTAGAGAAGACCCTACGGGGGCAGGAGAGATGCAGGTGTCTGGAGATCCAGCTGCGCATGTTGAGCCACTCAGCAGTTCCTGTGGGTGGAGGCCCATCCTCCCGGTGCAGCAAAACCAGCTGTTTCTGAGCCCTCACTGCACTTCCTTCCAGCATCCGCTCCAGCTAGAAACACAGGAAGCATGCGATTGAGACCGTCTTTAGAGTCTAGGGCCCttgtgatgttttaaaaaaattttaataaaaatggatTGAAGACttcctacaaaaaaaataataaataaataaaagaaaggagGATGTACTCTAAACCAACTAAGTACAGAGACCAAAAAATCCAGTTTCTTATTGAAATTGATTTACCGTTGGTGTATGAATATTGATGTACGCTTCAGGCCTGTGTTGTTTTCCTTTCCAAATCGCTTTCTCTACGGACCACTACTTCCATAATTACGCGCTCATTTCACTGCATCCAAGATTTAAAAGGAAAAGTGGGTtttatgagggttttttttttaacctttcagAATTATTTGAATTATCAGCACCACTGTGGTGTGAAAGAGGCACGAGGTGCGCACTGGGACGCAAGACATCTCGGATGCTCTCGTCCCGTCAGAGGGAGACCGCAAGTTAAAATCCCGCTGATGACACGGAAATCACTGTCTGACCATGATGTCTGGGTGAGAGGGATGGCGTGCTGTCTATCCCTTCTCAACCACGGTGAATCTAACCGACCCTGCAcgtgtgagctcatgtatacGGAATAAGTTAGGTAGCACTCCCCCCCCCCGAGTGTGATGCGAAGACGCAGCTGGCCAGCGTCACGTCACCATCAtttccacaatattaagtaactttacattgattaaaaagtatgacatcatTCACTAATGAAGTTgtggtataataaataaataaatacatacatacacttaaAAACGAGAAGCGGCGCGCACCAAATACACGGCCCGTATTCATCCTGTGCCGAAATCTCTATTCAAACGGTATCgcaggttttcttttcttgtcacATGGTGATATGATAATTTGTAGAAAACTACAACTATGCAAATAGAAAGATTAGCGCTGCCTGCACGCTTCGCTATAACGGCAAACTTAATCTGCTTGCGGCACATGCTCATTTCATAAACCGTCTTTATTTTGTCAAGACGATAAGACAGAACTGATAGAATCTACAGCAAGTACATTTTCatcttttaaaaacaacaccTCCAAAGCATTCACTTCAAGAGTTCACAAGAAACAGTAAGCATTTTGTGGGTAAGTTGTTCTTTCCCTCTCAAATGGGCAGGGAGAACAGCATGGACATTACAAATGCTGTCTGTAAAGATCTGTACCTCCCCCACCGCGGGGTCCTGCTCCCCAAGtccgatgatgatgatgcagtcAGCCTGGCGGATGCAGCGCTGGGTCCAGGGTGTGAGAGAGCCGTCGGTTTGGTACAGGACAATACGATGTATGTCCTCTTGCTGGCCCAGCCAACTCGACAACCTGTACTCGTGCACACTGTGGAGGGGGGGATGCACCAAAGTTTTTTTATTAACAATGTTAGTGCAAACAAAAACCCCAGGAaatccaatttaaaaaaaaaaaaatttttaaaaaacatacagTCACACCCTTCGGGGATAATACTAAAGCCACACCCCCAAGTTGAAGGACAACATAATGAACAGGCAATCACATGGTTGGATGTTGGTGAGCCAAAGCATTCTTTTTTGCTACTTAGCACACAGTTGTGTAGACACATCTATATTATACTAATGCCAAACCTGTCCAATGCTGCAGAACCCAATCGCTGTTTGATAATGTCACTGGTCAGGAGAAGTGTGGGACCtagcagttaaaaaaaataaataaaaatccaatttACAAGCTGCATTATTCACAACAGACTCTCGGGTGAATTCTTAAGCGACGGACTTTTGTCCGACGCCTCATTAGGTAAAAATGAAATGCTGAAATGCTATTCGTATTGAGCGTAATATTCTAGTAATATTCTGCCCAGCTGAATGGAAACAAAGAGACATGCTCTTACCGATGGCAATGAGAGAGTGCTGCAGCTCCAGGGTGAACGCGGTCAGGGGGACTTCCTCAGACACGGGCAACACGGCCACGGTGGACAGGTTGGAGGCAGGATTGCCTGCGTCCCACTTACTGCTTGGAGTGTGCAGAGACAGACTACGGGCTGGGAAACCACAGGAGCAaaatcacaaacaaaacaactcctGCAATCAATCGACACAAGGGAGACGGTATTTAATTGAACATACTATACACATACCTGTTAAAGGCCCATTGACCTGCTGAAGGATCTTCTGCCCGAGAAGATGAATGAGTCGTGTGACCACCTAGGAAGACCAGAGACACAGAGCGGGAGAAATGGGGCGGAGGGGGTGGAGCGTTTGAATTAAAAGAATGAGACGTGTAAATGAGGTCAAGCTCCCAAAGATGAGATGTGTAGTGGATCATGCACCTGTGGGAATTTCCTCTTGATGGAGCTGAGTGCTCCCTCCGGCAGTTTAGCCAGCTCCGAATCCCTCACAGCATGCACTGTAGTGGCTCTGTTCTGATGGGTCAGAGCCtccacctgtacacacacacacacacacacacacacacacacacacacacactcaatattATATTGCATACATGTGTAATTTGGTACAGTAACTGACCAGAACTATGTATAAAGTCCATCAGCTTTTGAAATACAAATCCAGATTCTCCAAAACATAAATAGCATCATTAAAACCTctgtgtttataaataaataaataaataaaaatatataccatGCCCATGACGTCAAACATAGCTAAATTTGGATCTACACATCAGGAGCCTTGTGACTCTTGACAAAGCATTTACGCCACCCTTTGCAGCATGTAACCATGGCATCAGCATGAACAGGTATTCTTAGCAGCATGGGCATCACCACGGAGACGCACAAGTCTCTAACCAATCAGCAGCCAGGGGGTATGTATGGCAAGGAGGGAGAAAAATCACCCAGAACAGACAACATTAACATTACTATATCCTTTCTGGCAGCTCCAGTCAATCGAGCTCGAGCCATTTTCCTGTGActtctcttatcaacaaggcgtttccactcATAGAACTGCTGCTCGtgtagtgttttttgtttttccacaccattctgtgtcaACTCTAGAGCCACATGGTTGGCCGAGTAGATTACTACATGAaggtacagatgttcctaataaagtgagtGTAGAGCCAGAGAAAAACGACATCAGCGCTAGAATACTTGtgggtgggggagagagagagagagagagagagagagagacggagagagagagagagacggagacagagagagagacagagagagagggagagagagagacggagagagagagagagagagagagcgatatgTCTGAAGCACTGTTCACATTGGTGTGTGTCTACGGACAGAgtgttgcattttatttatttattttcgctGAATAACATTGGCTCCTTTCCTTTATTAAATCCAGGTCTAAAATAACGTGCATGCGACTGCACTCGAGACGCGTGATGCTCACCACTCCGATTAGATCTCCTCTTCCGTACTCTCCGGTCAGCTCCTTCTTCCCATCCTCCTTCAAAATGACCGAACGCAAGCGTCCGCTCAGCACTATAAAGGTACTATCGGACTTATCGCCTTGCCTGAGAAGAGACCGAAGAAACCTTGATCGATACAGTTTTCATTAACTCATactagtaaaaataaataaataaaaaaacgttCGGATAACGCCGATATCCGAGATCACATGATTACTATGTAATGTATTTCCGGTACATGCCGAGACACTAATATATGGGAAAGACAAGACAGAATCTGCATGCATTTCACGATCGACTGCTGACCAAAGCAGACTGTAGAACTGTGCTCTGCAAAAATATTAAGAGGAGGAATCGCAGCATTTTTCTACAATATCGAGTGACCTGATAAACCGTCTTAAACGGAAAACTCAGCAGGTGGAGTTTACTGCTAGTAACACACAGTAGCGGACAAGAATTAGACGGAATTATTAACCTCGTACCTGTAGACTGCTCGGCCAGCTTCCACAGCCATCCAGTCGAGCGCAAAGTCAATCTGTCTGACAAATGGGGACATCCTGCGCACTACGGTGTGAGCTACATTTAGCACAACCGTCGGTTCTGCACGCATGATTCTGGTACACAAACAAATTGGACCAATTAACTTGGATATGaattataaaaatacacacacacacacacacacacacacacacacacacacacacacacacacacacacatatacacagaagCATAGGTTTTTCTGCCGTCTCCTATATCACCAAATCAAAAAGGTGAGAAATTGTAAACGCTAACGGCTAAATCGAATACGTTGGCATCTCCGATGACCTTTGATCGTGCTtgaaacctggaggaaacgtATCCGGTCCACCTAAAAACGGTGATCGCCGGTTTGCTTCAACCGACACCGGAACTGCGCCACACCCAAGGCTGGGCATCATATGACATGGGTGGAACTTGGCATGTAACTCGTTACGATAAAAGTTTCACAATGTATGAGAAGAGGAAGTGGTGGGGTGCAGAAGAGGCAGAATGCCTTTAGAATGCACGCGTTCCAGTCGGCAGCTGTGACTGGAAGTCTACAGCCAAAATGTTCCCCACTGATTAGAAGTAAAGAAACActgatttacaaaaataaataaaataattaaattctcTAAATTAAttaaggtaaaaataaataaataataataataataataaaaaaaaccccaacacctcacgttgttttgtttttttgcaatctTTTCCACACAGAACAAGTAGAAGAACACGAAGTGGCctacaataaaataattcataagCAGTGTGCAAGAAATTTGTGACTACaatcaggtccataaatatttggacactgaCACAATTTTCATGCATTTCGCCTCTGTAAACCGCCACAACGGGGTTGAAATAAAGCGATCAAGAGGACACTGAAGTGCAGACTTTcggctttaattcaaggggctTAACAAAAgatattgcattaaccgtttaggaattacagcccaGTCGTTCCATTTCTTTTGAATGAGGCTCAAAATTAATTGGACAAACAACAATTACGGATTATTTtcaatacttggatgcaaatcctttgcggTCAAAGGAATCAGGAACTCATGGACGGTCAACGAATGTCGAGTTTCCTCCCCAGAGATGctctgccaggcctttactgtaGTAGTCTTCAGGTGCTGTTTgcttgtgggtctttctgcct encodes the following:
- the pnpla7a gene encoding patatin-like phospholipase domain-containing protein 7a isoform X1 produces the protein MDKYVRGSCTSPVLTAGIDFRARVQQFMEERMQTTMLTGMLIGAVVAVCLIGISVLFLYRRYKLSSQQTGTPRYRFRKRDKVLFYGRKIMRKVQTLSSTPLSTSVSKHRPRKRPKVLSIARRILRIKKEPPTLQPKEPPPSLLEADLTEFDVQNSNLPSEVLYMLKNVRVLGHFEKPLFLELCRHMVFIELQEGEGLFKPGDDDDSIYVVQDGRLELRIHENDGTEPVVKDVLPGDSVHSLLSILDIITGYPAPYKTVSARAAARSTILRLPASAFESVFEKYPETLVRVIQIIMVRLQRVTFLALHNYLGLTTELFNPERQAVPLTTVSSVIAEGSPGRVPRRPHLHTPLDEDYSQGPADSTDSDGGKTASSENLSTVLRKPRSVSAPVDSTGVAGNDLSMAYERARVTLEDSLPSPVHYKSILKKTVTMHQAPSTVYHYTDDGGRSDVPPSKVGAIFEAAKKDLLGIFQLQDPSLLEGRVTLHQVKASSVVARQGDQEVSVQFVISGLLHVYQRMIDREEESCLFVTHPGELVGQLAVLTGEPLIFSVHAQRDCTFLSISKTHFYEIMRAEPTVVLNVAHTVVRRMSPFVRQIDFALDWMAVEAGRAVYRQGDKSDSTFIVLSGRLRSVILKEDGKKELTGEYGRGDLIGVVEALTHQNRATTVHAVRDSELAKLPEGALSSIKRKFPQVVTRLIHLLGQKILQQVNGPLTARSLSLHTPSSKWDAGNPASNLSTVAVLPVSEEVPLTAFTLELQHSLIAIGPTLLLTSDIIKQRLGSAALDSVHEYRLSSWLGQQEDIHRIVLYQTDGSLTPWTQRCIRQADCIIIIGLGEQDPAVGELERMLEGSAVRAQKQLVLLHREDGPPPTGTAEWLNMRSWISRHLHLSCPRRVFSKRSLPKLREMYQRVFQKPADRHSDFSRLARALTGNAIALVLGGGGARGCSQVGVLRALHEAGIPVDLVGGTSIGSMMGALYAEERSYSRMRIRAREWAVEMTSVFKKIVDLTYPITSMFSGAAFNSSINAVFKNKQIEDLWIPYFNITTDITASAMRVHTDGWSFSLATHAFYRVTQHDPNPPPPCFPGSLWRYVRASMSLSGYLPPLCDPKDGHLLMDGGYINNLPADVARSMGAKVVIAIDVGSQDETNLTNYGDALSGWWLLWKRLNPLAEKVKVLNMAEIQTRLAYVCCVRQLESVKNSDYCEYIRPPINRYRTLEFGKFDEIAEVGYQHGKTVFDVWCRSGVVEKMLKDRRQEEFHNTHSNNMVTCPNASFTDLAEIVSRIEPVKQALKDEESDYHTDYEEELVGSALSDMEPTNYCSEHTEEELTADTDEDLERDHSEDVSGACTSEPQHTTSPNDTPTVRARKVREE
- the pnpla7a gene encoding patatin-like phospholipase domain-containing protein 7a isoform X3; translation: MCRTPTCPQRVLGHFEKPLFLELCRHMVFIELQEGEGLFKPGDDDDSIYVVQDGRLELRIHENDGTEPVVKDVLPGDSVHSLLSILDIITGYPAPYKTVSARAAARSTILRLPASAFESVFEKYPETLVRVIQIIMVRLQRVTFLALHNYLGLTTELFNPERQAVPLTTVSSVIAEGSPGRVPRRPHLHTPLDEDYSQGPADSTDSDGGKTASSENLSTVLRKPRSVSAPVDSTGVAGNDLSMAYERARVTLEDSLPSPVHYKSILKKTVTMHQAPSTVYHYTDDGGRSDVPPSKVGAIFEAAKKDLLGIFQLQDPSLLEGRVTLHQVKASSVVARQGDQEVSVQFVISGLLHVYQRMIDREEESCLFVTHPGELVGQLAVLTGEPLIFSVHAQRDCTFLSISKTHFYEIMRAEPTVVLNVAHTVVRRMSPFVRQIDFALDWMAVEAGRAVYRQGDKSDSTFIVLSGRLRSVILKEDGKKELTGEYGRGDLIGVVEALTHQNRATTVHAVRDSELAKLPEGALSSIKRKFPQVVTRLIHLLGQKILQQVNGPLTARSLSLHTPSSKWDAGNPASNLSTVAVLPVSEEVPLTAFTLELQHSLIAIGPTLLLTSDIIKQRLGSAALDSVHEYRLSSWLGQQEDIHRIVLYQTDGSLTPWTQRCIRQADCIIIIGLGEQDPAVGELERMLEGSAVRAQKQLVLLHREDGPPPTGTAEWLNMRSWISRHLHLSCPRRVFSKRSLPKLREMYQRVFQKPADRHSDFSRLARALTGNAIALVLGGGGARGCSQVGVLRALHEAGIPVDLVGGTSIGSMMGALYAEERSYSRMRIRAREWAVEMTSVFKKIVDLTYPITSMFSGAAFNSSINAVFKNKQIEDLWIPYFNITTDITASAMRVHTDGWSFSLATHAFYRVTQHDPNPPPPCFPGSLWRYVRASMSLSGYLPPLCDPKDGHLLMDGGYINNLPADVARSMGAKVVIAIDVGSQDETNLTNYGDALSGWWLLWKRLNPLAEKVKVLNMAEIQTRLAYVCCVRQLESVKNSDYCEYIRPPINRYRTLEFGKFDEIAEVGYQHGKTVFDVWCRSGVVEKMLKDRRQEEFHNTHSNNMVTCPNASFTDLAEIVSRIEPVKQALKDEESDYHTDYEEELVGSALSDMEPTNYCSEHTEEELTADTDEDLERDHSEDVSGACTSEPQHTTSPNDTPTVRARKVREE